The window ACTAGGCATACAATTAAACTATTGAATCACTTTAATATAAAAAAGCCTCTTACCAGCTATCATGAGCATAATAAGAGGGAAAAAGGGAAAGTCCTTATTCAAAAATTATTAAATGGCGAAAGCATAGCATTAGTATCAGATGCAGGAATGCCTGGGATTTCAGATCCAGGAGAGGATTTAATAAGGCTAGCTATAGAAAATGGAGTTGAGGTCACAGCTTTACCAGGACCCACTGCATCAGTTTTAGCATTAGTACTTTCTGGATTGCCTACAGGGAAATTTGTATTCGAAGGGTTCTTGCCATCTAACAAAAAAGACAGAAGAGATACACTGCAAAACATTAAGAATGAAGAGAGAACAATTATACTATACGAGTCTCCATATAGAGTAAAGGCATTGCTTCAAGATATGTTAGAAATATTTGGAGAAAGAAATATTGCAGTATGTAGAGAACTTACAAAAAAATATGAAGAGGTTTTCAGAGGAAGTATAGAAGAGTCTATAGAAAAATTTACACAGGATGAGCCAAAAGGAGAGTTTATAATAATAGTTAAAGGTGCTGATAAGGCAGAAGATAAGCCTCAAGTTGAAGAACTAGAAGGATTATCTATAAAGGAGCATCTGCTTAAATACATAAATGAAGGCATGTCTAAAAAGGATGCAGTAAAAAGAGTATCAGAAGAGAGAAGCTTACCCAAGAATGAAGTATATAAAGAGAGTATCGAAATATAATTTGCACAGTAGTTTCAGATAAAATCATTCATGAAATAAGATAGGTAATTTAGGTCATAAATAAAAGAGATTCTATAAAAATAGAATCTCTTTCATTGTCATAAGTAAATATTTGAGTTATTTATTTAGTTCTGATAGACACTCAGGACAAATATTTTTGCCTTTGAAAATAGTGATATCCTTAGCTTGTCCACAGAATATACAAGCTGGGGCATACTTCTTAAGTATGATTTGCTCACCATCTACGTAAATTTCTAGAGAGTCTCTTTCAGCTATGTCAAGAGTCCTTCTTAATTCTATAGGAATAACTACTCTGCCAAGCTCATCTACTTTTCTTACAATACCTGTTGACTTCATTTTACAACCTCCTTTATTATACGTCAAAAATCGACTAATTATTACAACAAAAATTGTACCATATATTCCAATTAAAGTCAACTTATTTAATAGAAAATAATTTTTTAACATTTTTGCTTGTTGAAGTAGCTATTTCATCAAAAGGAATGCCTCTTAACTCTGCAATCATAGCAGCTACATATCGTACATTTAGGGGTTCATTTCTCTTTCCTCTTTTTGGTTCAGGCGACAAATATGGTGAATCAGTTTCTATTAGCATCCTATCTAGAGGTATGTTTTTGGCAACCTCCTTTGAAACACGTGAGTTTTTGAAAGTCACTGGTCCAGCAAGAGATATATAGAATCCCATCTTTAAATATTCTCTTGCCATTTCAAGGCTTCCAGAATAACAGTGAAGTACTCCCCTAAGATTACCATCAGCTTCATTCTTCAAAATATTATACATATCCTGACTAGCTTCTCTTTCATGGATTATTATAGGAAGCTGAAGCTTTTTAGCAAGACGTATTTGTTCTACAAACCATTTTCGCTGGATATCTCTAGGAGAATTATCATAGTGATAATCTAAGCCTATTTCCCCAATTGCTACTACCTTTTCATTGTTAGCAAGGGAGGATAGCAGCTGTATAGTTGTGTCATCCATAGTTTTTGCATCATGTGGATGGACACCTACAGCTGCGTATATATTATTATATTTTTTAGCCAAAGATACTGCCTTTACAGATGATGCCACATCTGCTCCAGGATTAATTACAAGTTCAATGCCTTGATTAGTTAGGTCTTTAATTATTTCATCTCTATCCTTGTCAAATCTTTCATCATCTAAATGTGCATGACTATCAATTAGCATTTTATATCCTCCTTACTTAACTTTAGCTCCACTTCCGATATCATCCATTGTAGTGACTAGAGTGAGCTTTTTACCCTTATCAGCAGCTAGTATCATTCCGTGTGACTCTATGCCTCTAAGCTTAATTGGCTTAAGATTATATACTAATACTACGTTTTTACCAATTAGATCTTCAGGGTTGTAGTACTTAGCTATGCCTGACACTACCTGTCTTTTTTCATTTCCAACCTCAAGCTGTAAAACTAACAATTTATCTGCATCAGGATGTTTTTCGGCTTCAACTACCTTTGCTATTCTTAAGTCTACTTTATCCACATCATCTATAGTAATAAGGCTTTCATCTTCTGCTTCTTCATTAGAACTTTGTTCGTCATTATTTGCTTTACCATATCTTTTAGCAATGAACAGTTCATTAGCTTCATTAACCTTTATAAGTTCTTGTTTTACATCAAGTCTTGGGAACATTGGAGATTCTTTTCTAACTTTAAGCCCTGTAGGAAGCTTACCCCACACTGAAATATCACTCCATGATGTACCTTGACCATGATCTATGCCAAGCTGTCTCCATATACTGTCTGATGTTTTTTCCATAAAAGGTCTAATTAGAACAGATACTATTCTAAGTGAATCTGCTAGATTATATAAAACAGTATTTAGTCTATTCTTCTTGTCATCTTCCTTAGCTAATATCCAAGGAGTAGTTTCATCAACATATTTATTTGCTCTACTTATTAGCTTCCATATTTCCTCTAAAGCATTTCCAAAGCTTAGATTATCCATGTGCTTTTCAACTCTACTAGCAGTAGAAGTTGCTAAGGATATTAGACTGTTATCTACATCTTCTTTTACTTTACCTTCAGGAATTATTCCACCATTGTATTTATCAATCATGGCCACTGTTCTGCTTACAAGGTTTCCTAAATCATTGGCAAGGTCTGAATTAATTCTATTTAAGAACTTTTCTTTAGTAAAGGAACCATCTTGCCCAAATGAAAACTCTCTTAATAAGAAGTATTTCAATGCATCTACCCCATAAAGCTCTATTAGCGGTTCAGCATAGACTACATTTCCCTTTGATTTTGATATTTTGTCATTATCAAATAGTATCCAACCATGGCCAAATACCTTCTTTGGAAGCTCAATATCTAATGCCATTAAAATCGCAGGCCATATTATAGCGTGGAATCTGACGATTTCCTTACCTACAAGATGTATGTCTGCTGGCCAGTACTTTTTATATTCTTCATCATTGTCTGTAAGGTATCCTAAAGCAGTTATATAGTTGCTTAGTGCATCTATCCAAACATATATGACGTGTTTTTCATCAAAAGGAACTTTGATTCCCCAGTCAAATGTAGACCTTGATACACATAAATCTTCAAGACCAGGCTTTAAGAAGTTATTTAACATTTCATTTCTTCTAGATTCAGGTTGTAGGAAATCTGGGTTTTCCTCATAAAGCTTTAGAAGTCTATCCTGATATTTAGATAATCTAAAGAAGTAAGCTTCTTCCTTTGCTAGCTTTACCTCCCTATTACAGTCTGGACATTTTCCATCTACAAGTTGGCTTTCTGTCCAGAATGATTCACATGGAGTACAGTAGTGTCCTTCGTATTCACTTTTGTAAATATCTCCTGTGTCATAAAGCTTTTGAAATATTTTTTGTACAATTTCTTTATGATCCTTATCAGTAGTCCTTATAAACCTATCATAAGTAATATCTAGAGTTTTCCATAGTTCTTTAATGTTTTTCACTATTCCATCTAGATATTCTTTTGGAGCAACACCCTTTTCATGCGCTACTGTTTGAATCTTTTGACCATGCTCATCAGTACCTGTTAAGAACTTTACATCATATCCAAGTATTCTCTTAAATCTTGCAATTGTATCTGCAGCTACAGTGCAGTAGGTATGACCTATATGAAGATTATCGCTTGGATAATAAATAGGCGTAGTCACATAAAATGTTTTTTTCATTATAGAACCTCCTTATAAATTAATAATAATTGCAAATGGGTTTATATACTTTTATTATTAGTATTACATTAAAAATTGTTAAACACTACCAATTCTCCATTTTCAAACTTCAATTTCAATTCTTCTTTAGCTCCTTCCCTATCATTCAGGATGACAAGCTTGCTAATTTTC of the Proteiniborus sp. DW1 genome contains:
- the rsmI gene encoding 16S rRNA (cytidine(1402)-2'-O)-methyltransferase encodes the protein MESQGKLYVCPTPIGNLEDITLRVLRVLGEVDLIAAEDTRHTIKLLNHFNIKKPLTSYHEHNKREKGKVLIQKLLNGESIALVSDAGMPGISDPGEDLIRLAIENGVEVTALPGPTASVLALVLSGLPTGKFVFEGFLPSNKKDRRDTLQNIKNEERTIILYESPYRVKALLQDMLEIFGERNIAVCRELTKKYEEVFRGSIEESIEKFTQDEPKGEFIIIVKGADKAEDKPQVEELEGLSIKEHLLKYINEGMSKKDAVKRVSEERSLPKNEVYKESIEI
- a CDS encoding AbrB/MazE/SpoVT family DNA-binding domain-containing protein, which encodes MKSTGIVRKVDELGRVVIPIELRRTLDIAERDSLEIYVDGEQIILKKYAPACIFCGQAKDITIFKGKNICPECLSELNK
- a CDS encoding TatD family hydrolase; translated protein: MLIDSHAHLDDERFDKDRDEIIKDLTNQGIELVINPGADVASSVKAVSLAKKYNNIYAAVGVHPHDAKTMDDTTIQLLSSLANNEKVVAIGEIGLDYHYDNSPRDIQRKWFVEQIRLAKKLQLPIIIHEREASQDMYNILKNEADGNLRGVLHCYSGSLEMAREYLKMGFYISLAGPVTFKNSRVSKEVAKNIPLDRMLIETDSPYLSPEPKRGKRNEPLNVRYVAAMIAELRGIPFDEIATSTSKNVKKLFSIK
- the metG gene encoding methionine--tRNA ligase, producing the protein MMKKTFYVTTPIYYPSDNLHIGHTYCTVAADTIARFKRILGYDVKFLTGTDEHGQKIQTVAHEKGVAPKEYLDGIVKNIKELWKTLDITYDRFIRTTDKDHKEIVQKIFQKLYDTGDIYKSEYEGHYCTPCESFWTESQLVDGKCPDCNREVKLAKEEAYFFRLSKYQDRLLKLYEENPDFLQPESRRNEMLNNFLKPGLEDLCVSRSTFDWGIKVPFDEKHVIYVWIDALSNYITALGYLTDNDEEYKKYWPADIHLVGKEIVRFHAIIWPAILMALDIELPKKVFGHGWILFDNDKISKSKGNVVYAEPLIELYGVDALKYFLLREFSFGQDGSFTKEKFLNRINSDLANDLGNLVSRTVAMIDKYNGGIIPEGKVKEDVDNSLISLATSTASRVEKHMDNLSFGNALEEIWKLISRANKYVDETTPWILAKEDDKKNRLNTVLYNLADSLRIVSVLIRPFMEKTSDSIWRQLGIDHGQGTSWSDISVWGKLPTGLKVRKESPMFPRLDVKQELIKVNEANELFIAKRYGKANNDEQSSNEEAEDESLITIDDVDKVDLRIAKVVEAEKHPDADKLLVLQLEVGNEKRQVVSGIAKYYNPEDLIGKNVVLVYNLKPIKLRGIESHGMILAADKGKKLTLVTTMDDIGSGAKVK